In a genomic window of Besnoitia besnoiti strain Bb-Ger1 chromosome XI, whole genome shotgun sequence:
- a CDS encoding hypothetical protein (encoded by transcript BESB_021110), with protein MGIVCSGTQDQQSNAELAAMTAFYYLFLYGLLFPPGSQRQREGLAPTGQVSIYQQPIVDAKAIDHATGAIVGIAPRVDGTDPRALGLVRGRCATRNAANVTTTSQRGSYDVNLVHGSSASAEKSAGTDDQHPSPTMLLLPLAGALTARLARIPRTLPGPRENFSGQRRRLAASRPEDSDQRVTPLLPPMLPFSLPATQLHPYLEKKLHAHVSSGMSAEAGLMKAIAELARLRSSASAATHALLQYDPDYSEEAWVKDFTKFPSSSAPIAKKLLSGPKAFATWNAPPPTPAEDSAATSVRTSPRKTLQRRWPDSGLDSSLAAVMSEHPLPSGNSEWETAIKSRVTSAIEKEARRLAVILSMFSRNVAGRVVLGEAKRTFDNDVKTWWPSQAAFMNVETAEAAFVKQRDLEALKAAFLLGGPSVRSYYRYLVQMEAGAARELTQILKAERHREKLSMHPSVCRPLLEMNLRRLARETPKWADGPPRDLLLWFGEKHLRENRAAPGGMGTRRKPQKIRLPRGPGKRVLHRIDEDSGGEVESRSKGGTSAGQKRTKPPLPEWPMSLEEGINRVLGAFSCGEQEALRKCIPKFDDAVADAVRKHKGSIPQVMVNRVREEILIKLGDIIFSSILEESSSKWLRRPKRRSLKRGETSMPCEASAVPH; from the coding sequence ATGGGGATTGTGTGTAGCGGAACACAGGACCAGCAAAGTAACGCAGAGCTGGCGGCAATGACGGCCTTTTATTACCTTTTTCTTTATGGCCTGCTTTTCCCGCCCGGTTCCCAGCGCCAGCGggaaggcctcgcgccgacAGGCCAGGTGTCTATCTACCAGCAACCAATCGTTGACGCCAAAGCGATAGACCATGCCACTGGCGCCATAGTGGGCATAGCCCCGCGCGTTGATGGCACGGATCCACGAGCTCTTGGCCTCGTGAgggggcgctgcgcgacgcggaacGCTGCGAACGTTACCACTACGTCTCAAAGAGGAAGTTATGACGTGAACCTCGTACATGGCAGCAGTGCCTCTGCGGAGAAGTCAGCTGGAACGGACGACCAGCACCCAAGTCCAACGATGTTGCTGCTGCCCCTTGCAGGGGCGTTGACTGCACGACTGGCGCGCATTCCCAGAACACTGCCGGGCCCTCGTGAAAACTTTTCtgggcagcgccggcggttGGCAGCATCTCGCCCTGAAGACAGCGACCAGAGGGTGACACCACTTCTGCCCCCCATGCTGCCTTTCTCACTACCCGCAACTCAACTGCACCCGTACTTGGAGAAAAAGCTTCACGCGCATGTGTCCTCCGGGATGTCGGCAGAAGCAGGTCTGATGAAGGCCATTGCGGAGCTTGCAAGATTGCGAAGTTCGGCGTCAGCAGCAACGCATGCATTGCTGCAGTACGACCCAGATTATTCCGAGGAAGCATGGGTTAAAGACTTCACTAAatttccgtcttccagcgcTCCGATAGCGAAGAAACTCCTTTCTGGTCCCAAGGCCTTCGCGACTTGGAACGCACCACCGCCCACGCCAGCCGAAGATAGTGCCGCTACGAGCGTCCGAACATCCCCCCGAaagacgctgcagcgtcgctgGCCGGATTCTGGTCTTGATTCCTCCTTGGCGGCGGTAATGTCAGAGCATCCGCTTCCCTCGGGAAACTCCGAATGGGAAACAGCTATAAAGAGCCGCGTCACGTCCGCGATTGAAAAGGAGGCAAGACGACTGGCCGTAATCCTCTCCATGTTTTCAAGAAATGTGGCCGGACGCGTCGTTTTGGGTGAAGCAAAAAGAACCTTCGATAACGATGTCAAAACCTGGTGGCCTTCACAAGCGGCATTTATGAACGTAGAAACAGCCGAGGCGGCCTTCGTGAAACAACGGGACCTTGAGGCTCTCAAGGCCGCATTCCTCCTTGGCGGACCGTCAGTGCGCTCGTACTACCGATATCTAGTTCAGatggaggcaggcgccgcccgcgaacTCACACAAATACTgaaggcggagagacacCGTGAGAAGCTGTCCATGCATCCCAGCGTATGCAGGCCACTCTTAGAAATGAACCTGAGAAGACTCGCTAGAGAGACTCCGAAATGGGCAGACGGCCCTCCGCGCGACTTGCTCCTTTGGTTCGGAGAAAAGCATCTGCGAGAAAACCGGGCAGCCCCGGGGGGCATGGGCACACGACGGAAACCACAGAAGATACGGCTACCGCGAGGACCGGGGAAAAGAGTTCTTCACCGTATTGATGAAGATTCCGGAGGGGAAGTAGAGAGCAGATCTAAAGGAGGAACGTCTGCGGGTCAGAAAAGAACCAAACCCCCTTTGCCAGAGTGGCCGATGTCTCTAGAGGAAGGAATCAATCGCGTGCTGGGAGCATTTTCCTGCGGCGAACAGGAAGCCCTGCGGAAATGTATACCCAAGTTTGACGATGCGGTCGCTGATGCGGTGCGTAAACATAAGGGATCGATTCCTCAAGTGATGGTGAATCGCGTGAGAGAGGAGATTTTGATCAAATTAGGGGACATTATCTTTAGCTCTATTCTGGAGGAATCCTCATCCAAGTGGCTACGCCGTCCCAAAAGGAGATCGCTGAAACGAGGAGAGACCAGTATGCCTTGTGAGGCGTCGGCCGTTCCTCACTGA
- a CDS encoding hypothetical protein (encoded by transcript BESB_021120) — protein MPSPMASLEHDKRSLVHQRRLAEAPAQQNKRTTQKNPSPHEGRMEEVPLGQHPFVRQKVEELVETRVPREQTVMKAVSRLATLRTTSQYHASSVGKWETENFETWVKSYGGREAADDLPPQEQRRAVGFPTWRAPPPTPNGYGSRQTLGGGIGWRRPCGWSSSGCGTRSPNALEALTLPVGQTHWEKGVHCRVLESVNREATRMAIVQSEFSRNVAGRVDADAGKAMMDKDASSWWPNPQQQKDAEAKVLSVMGERNFNCLLAATLLVNPVVQEYVQWLVQAEAKGVRELTVLLEEEMAIARGGTRLAFGAELMELHLRGLAARPATWKDGPSSELLLWLANQHLRNRQNVLPRQKGGRLPRSRQLASPSLGARVLDPIEEEDLPGEGSESGLGGAGITDKLSPAGRRPGSATRSPTSKSTLQLERCGFSLKDKICLRGEIPGLNLILRDLSQQYKDKDPNKAVAMMREAILISLGDALFSRMMERRALKWHPAGSGKKTGTFSRKERLQVAPLNQWKDLLR, from the coding sequence ATGCCTTCTCCCATGGCCAGCCTCGAACATGACAAGCGGTCTCTGGTGCATCAGCGTAGACTTGCCGAGGCCCCTGCACAGCAGAACAAAAGGACTACGCAGAAGAATCCCAGCCCCCACGAGGGACGCATGGAAGAAGTTCCATTAGGACAGCACCCATTCGTTCGCCAGAAGGTCGAAGAGCTAGTGGAGACTCGAGTGCCTCGAGAACAGACTGTCATGAAGGCAGTGAGCCGCCTGGCCACTCTGCGCACCACGTCGCAGTATCACGCTTCTTCAGTAGGAAAGTGGGAAACGGAGAACTTCGAGACATGGGTGAAAAGTTACGGTGGACGTGAGGCGGCTGACGATCTGCCGCCGCAAGAACAGCGACGAGCAGTGGGTTTCCCCACGTGGCGTGCTCCACCGCCCACACCAAATGGATACGGTTCCAGGCAAACTCTTGGAGGGGGAATCGGGTGGCGAAGGCCCTGTGGATGGTCGAGCTCTGGTTGCGGTACGCGGTCGCCGAACGCGCTTGAAGCCTTAACACTTCCAGTGGGTCAGACTCACTGGGAGAAAGGCGTCCATTGCCGCGTCCTGGAGTCGGTCAACAGGGAAGCAACGCGCATGGCCATCGTACAGTCCGAGTTCTCACGTAATGTAGCGGGACGTGTTGACGCAGATGCCGGCAAAGCCATGATGGACAAAGACGCCAGCAGCTGGTGGCCCAACCCACAACAGCAGAAGGATGCTGAAGCGAAAGTGTTATCCGTCATGGGAGAGCGCAACTTCAATTGCCTGCTGGCCGCTACCCTCCTTGTTAATCCGGTAGTGCAGGAATACGTACAGTGGCTTGTTCAAGCGGAAGCAAAAGGGGTGAGGGAGTTGACAGTTCTCCTAGAGGAGGAGATGGCAATCGCACGCGGAGGGACACGTTTAGCGTTCGGCGCTGAACTCATGGAACTGCACCTCCGTGGACTTGCTGCCCGACCAGCGACGTGGAAAGATGGCCCATCTTCAGAATTGCTTCTCTGGCTGGCTAATCAGCATTTGCGCAATCGCCAAAACGTTTTGCCGCGGCAAAAGGGCGGACGCCTGCCTCGATCCAGGCAACTTGCTTCACCATCGCTGGGAGCAAGAGTTCTAGACCCTATTGAGGAAGAAGATTTACCGGGTGAGGGCTCGGAGTCCGGACTTGGAGGCGCAGGTATTACCGACAAGCTGAGCCCAGCCGGGAGGCGACCAGGCAGTGCTACGCGCTCGCCAACTTCGAAAAGTACCTTACAACTCGAACGATGTGGATTTTCGTTGAAAGATAAAATATGCCTACGCGGAGAGATTCCCGGCCTAAACCTCATACTCCGGGACTTATCTCAGCAGTATAAGGACAAAGATCCCAATAAAGCAGTGGCAATGATGAGGGAAGCCATTTTGATATCTCTGGGAGATGCGCTGTTCTCACGGATGATGGAGAGACGGGCACTAAAGTGGCATCCTGCTGGCAGCGGGAAAAAAACTGGAACATTTAGTAGAAAAGAGCGTCTTCAGGTGGCTCCTCTTAACCAGTGGAAGGATCTCCTTCGGTGA